The Terriglobales bacterium genomic interval GGACGGCTTCCTGGCACGCGCCGAACCTCTATCTGCTGCCAGGTGACTCCCTGGCGCAATCCGGTTCCCAGGGCCTTCATCGCGGCCTCTTTGGCAGCGAAGCGCGCCGCAAGGCGCTCGGCCTTATTACGCTTGGAGCAGCAATATTCGATCTCCAACGGCGTGAAAACCCGCCGCAGAAAGCGCTCGCCAAAGCGTTCCAGGGCCTCGGCCACGCGTCCAACTTCGGTGATATCAACCCCCGTTCCCACAATCATTTCTACTTTGCCTTCCGCACCCTGTTATGTATACTGGGGTGCTGCTTTGAACGAAGTTTTAGTACAAGGAAGTACCGCCTTACAGCGACACCTGCCTGCACTAGCCTTTGCTTCATCCAGCCTAAATCAACAAGAAGGAAATGCAACACAATGGAACAAGGAACAGTAAAGTGGTTCAATGATGCCAAGGGGTATGGTTTTATCAGCCGACAGAATGGCGAGGATGTATTCGTACACTACTCAGCCATTCAGAACGAGGGCTTCCGCAGCCTGAAGGAAGGCCAAGCCGTGCAGTTTAACGTCATCAAGGGACCCAAGGGCTGGCAGGCAGAAAACGTCCAGGCTCTCTAAACGTTTTCAAGGTTTGCAAAACAAAAAAGGCGGCCCCAAGCCGCCTTTACTTTTTGATCGGAGAAAAGCAAAGACTTCGCCGCGGATGAACGCGGATCAACGCTGATTTTCGGAGGATTTGTGGGCCCCCACTTGCTGGCAGGTGTTTTTGGGTCCCAAAACCGCGTCGGACCCGCGTCATTATTGGCGAAAATTGATCTGGGGTGGGAGACTAGCTGCTAGTCCTCAGTACCAGTCTTCAGTCCATAGTCCTCAGTCCTCAGGGTCCGGAATCCCGATGGGCAAATGAATTTTCAAAGAGCTAAATGGGCCACAAAGGCCCCGGCATTCTTGAATGCCGTCTGCTTTCTTTTGCAGTTGTTTTTCATAGACAACCGGCATCTGGCAACTGCTTCTCGATGATGGCATGCAGTTTCTAAGGAAGCAATGTTTTGATATCAGAGTGATATCAAAACGGCGGCCAGACGAGGGGTTATCGGAATCACAGGCTAACGTCTTCCAGGCCCCGGATATTCGTCAACCAGCGATTTGGGAACTCTGACTTTGGTCTTAAAGTTAGATGAAACTGGCACAAAAGTAACCGGAGCAGGCATTTGGTAAAATTGCGGCGTAAAAAGAATCGATGTTGAGCCGTGAACCTCTTTGGAAAGTTGAATCCAATTCGACAGGGTGCTGTTTTGCTGCTCGTCCTTTGCGGGCCAGGGTTCGCCTCCATCGCCTCGGCAGACTCCTTCGACACGCCACTGGAAAACAAAGTTGTGGATTTCGGTCCATCTCCCTACCGTCCGGCAGAGAATGTTCGAATTAAGTTGTCCTGTTCTTTTTATCCGACGTTCATGGTCAAAGAATATGACGAGGGAGAAAAGGGCGCAGAGTGGCTGGCGATTGTTCCCATCGAGAAGGGAGCGGCCCCGGAGTGCACCAAGTCTCATGTCCAGGGGGAGCGGGTTATCGAACCAAACGAGTGGAGCGGATATTTCATGGGAGTGAAGGGGAATCTAGTGTTCTTTGATGCTGCGGACGGCTGGGATGGGGGGATGCCATTCGTTATCTACGATGCAAGAACCAGAAAAAAGATTTTTGAGGACTCGTACTTCTACGCGGGCATGTGGAACGAGAAAGTTTTTGAGGATTCAGTCTTCAACAATATGCGGGTCGAGCCCGCTCCAGACGGATGGCCCATTTTGAAATACTTGCGCGTGGTCGGAACCGAGTGCGACATCCATTCAAACAAAAAGTCCTGTTGGGAACCGATCAGAAAGAAGCTTGGGGTGAAAACCACCCAAAAGCCAGTTTGCACCGGCTACGAAGAGATTGAGCGCATTCACAGCTGGGCGTCCTCAGCGCTCGCCTATCCCGTTGAGGTCTCTCTCTTCCCGAAGCCAACTACCAAGACTATCGCCGGCCCGGTCAAGTGCTGGCCAGTCGACTAGGGCTATCTTGCAAGCCTAGGTTCAGCGCGGTCCTGAGTTCGGCAACGGAAAGTCGATATTGTTGCGCGTCTCGGCTTTGCCAAGTTCTATAACGGTGGCTTTTTCCCTGGTCCGCACACCAGGATAATAAACGCGGGATCGCCACTCGGGAGTTTCTGGCTCAGCCCGCATACCGATGCCGACGAGGTAACGGCCAGGTTCCAACCCTCTTGCCTCGAAGTATCCGTGCTCATCCGCATAGAATGATTGGAAGTGTTCGCCGCCCTCCGACTCTACTTCGACCCACGGGTGGATCTTGAAAGGCTTCCCATCAGCGGACC includes:
- a CDS encoding holo-ACP synthase encodes the protein MIVGTGVDITEVGRVAEALERFGERFLRRVFTPLEIEYCCSKRNKAERLAARFAAKEAAMKALGTGLRQGVTWQQIEVRRVPGSRPMIVFSGAAAQHAARLGAKHVSLSISHSAEQAIAMVILEN
- a CDS encoding cold-shock protein, producing the protein MEQGTVKWFNDAKGYGFISRQNGEDVFVHYSAIQNEGFRSLKEGQAVQFNVIKGPKGWQAENVQAL